In Thermosynechococcus sichuanensis E542, a single genomic region encodes these proteins:
- a CDS encoding M16 family metallopeptidase: MTLGLVPPFVKIFLFIGLMLLSTSLAVIFPLHTVEGLGSGVIKTVLDNGLTVLIKEIPTAPVVSLQVWYRVGSRHEPKGENGIAHQLEHLMFKGTKSRPVQFGQLFYALGSSSNAFTSYDMTAYHHTVRADHLESLLILEADRLRNTLMTADALESEKRVVISELQGYENSPEYRLSRAVMAALYPDHPYGLPVGGTAKDVAQFTLPAVKHFYHQYYRPDNAVVVIAGDVRPPRALELVKKTFGQIPRPTDPLKSPALSPPRAGSSQRIRLTEPGSAPLLQLVVPIPAMTHPDQAALEVLDMLLSGGRSSYLYQELMETGQASSAYSYVAALQAGGWFEIGAIAAPEQSLATIEQTIGQILSQLGQRPLTAGELQRAKQQLKANFILRNRDIDAQASQLANDETLTGDYRFSDRHLAAIEKVTAADIQRVVQTYFGRDRWIVGEFIPSEFADVELSGRPSAQTTAHNLVGEPVDPQTIAAYLPQVTAEAAPEVKNNGVETFTLPNGLRVLLLVDRSTPTVTLAGRIDAGTAYDLLTQPGVANLTAANLLNGTRHKTALTLAQTLEDRGISLEFSAFRDGVDIEGYALASELPTLLQTLGEVLQEATFPEAEFKLSQQRYLTALGLEADDPVRWGRRVLQETLYPANHPLHPFATPDSVQAIQRQDLLNFYRAAYRPDHTILTLVGDFDPVEVRSRLNEIFGSWQPQTAPLSLTFPVVSPPAQTLFKNAVIAGKSQAITYLGAPGIDRRDPRFYATMLMNHLLGGDTLASRLGTEIRDRQGLTYGIHSFFSASRQAGPFIIQLQTAPEDTAKAIQATLQLLREARRQGFTAAELDAAKRSLSHTYMVELANVDVVARTLLGNASVDLPPEELQQFSDRLKAVTLDQVNQALRDLIDPDHLVIVTAGPAVSFSP, translated from the coding sequence ATGACCCTAGGGCTAGTTCCACCATTCGTTAAAATTTTCTTATTTATTGGCTTGATGCTCTTGAGTACCAGTTTGGCGGTGATTTTTCCCCTGCATACGGTAGAAGGACTCGGTAGTGGTGTGATCAAAACGGTTTTAGACAATGGCCTCACGGTGCTGATTAAAGAGATTCCCACAGCACCCGTCGTGAGTTTACAGGTGTGGTATCGCGTCGGTTCTCGCCATGAACCCAAGGGAGAAAACGGCATTGCTCACCAACTGGAGCATTTGATGTTTAAGGGCACCAAGAGCCGTCCCGTGCAGTTTGGTCAGTTGTTTTATGCCCTTGGCAGTTCTTCCAACGCCTTTACCAGCTATGACATGACCGCCTACCACCACACGGTGCGCGCTGACCACCTAGAATCACTGCTGATCCTTGAAGCCGATCGCCTGCGCAATACCCTGATGACCGCCGATGCCCTTGAGAGTGAAAAGCGGGTGGTAATCTCGGAGCTGCAAGGCTATGAAAATAGTCCTGAATATCGCCTCAGTCGGGCGGTGATGGCAGCCCTCTACCCCGATCATCCCTATGGCCTGCCAGTGGGGGGAACAGCCAAGGATGTGGCGCAGTTTACGCTGCCAGCGGTGAAGCATTTTTATCACCAGTACTATCGGCCGGATAATGCGGTTGTGGTCATTGCTGGCGATGTCCGTCCGCCAAGGGCATTGGAACTGGTTAAGAAAACCTTTGGGCAGATTCCCCGGCCAACTGACCCCCTCAAGTCTCCCGCGTTGTCGCCGCCAAGGGCAGGTTCATCCCAGCGAATTCGCCTCACCGAACCGGGGAGTGCCCCCCTATTGCAACTGGTGGTCCCCATTCCAGCAATGACCCATCCCGATCAGGCGGCCTTGGAGGTGCTGGATATGCTCCTCAGCGGTGGACGCAGTTCCTATCTCTATCAGGAACTCATGGAAACGGGTCAAGCCAGTTCGGCCTACTCCTATGTGGCGGCGTTGCAGGCGGGGGGCTGGTTTGAGATTGGGGCGATCGCCGCTCCAGAGCAATCCCTTGCGACGATTGAACAAACCATTGGCCAGATTCTTAGTCAACTCGGGCAGCGTCCCCTGACCGCAGGTGAATTGCAACGGGCCAAACAGCAGCTTAAGGCGAATTTTATTCTCCGCAATCGCGACATTGATGCCCAAGCCAGTCAACTGGCTAACGATGAAACCCTAACGGGAGATTACCGCTTTAGCGATCGCCACCTTGCGGCCATTGAAAAGGTCACCGCTGCCGATATTCAACGAGTCGTGCAAACCTACTTTGGGCGCGATCGCTGGATTGTAGGGGAATTTATTCCCAGTGAATTTGCTGATGTCGAGCTGTCAGGGCGGCCAAGTGCCCAAACCACAGCCCATAATCTTGTGGGTGAGCCAGTGGATCCGCAAACCATTGCCGCCTATTTACCGCAAGTGACTGCCGAGGCTGCCCCTGAGGTCAAAAACAACGGGGTAGAAACCTTCACACTGCCAAATGGTCTGCGGGTACTCCTACTGGTGGATCGCAGTACACCAACGGTTACACTGGCAGGACGCATTGATGCAGGAACCGCCTACGATCTGCTAACACAACCGGGGGTGGCTAACCTCACTGCTGCCAATTTGCTCAATGGCACGCGGCACAAAACTGCCCTCACCTTGGCACAAACCCTAGAGGATCGTGGCATTAGTTTAGAATTCAGCGCCTTCCGCGATGGAGTGGATATTGAGGGCTATGCCTTGGCCAGTGAACTGCCCACCCTCTTGCAAACCCTTGGTGAAGTCCTTCAGGAGGCCACCTTTCCAGAAGCGGAGTTCAAGCTTAGCCAACAACGCTATCTCACGGCCCTAGGTCTTGAGGCGGATGATCCTGTACGCTGGGGGCGCCGTGTCCTGCAAGAAACCCTCTATCCCGCCAATCATCCCCTGCATCCCTTTGCCACTCCTGACTCTGTACAGGCGATTCAACGCCAAGACCTGTTGAACTTTTATCGTGCTGCCTATAGGCCAGATCACACGATTTTGACGCTGGTGGGAGATTTTGACCCCGTGGAGGTGCGATCGCGCCTCAATGAAATTTTTGGTTCTTGGCAACCCCAAACGGCTCCCCTCTCCCTCACGTTTCCTGTGGTTTCTCCCCCTGCCCAAACCCTCTTTAAGAATGCAGTGATTGCCGGTAAAAGCCAAGCAATTACCTATCTGGGGGCGCCGGGGATCGATCGCCGCGATCCTCGCTTCTATGCAACGATGCTGATGAATCACCTCTTGGGGGGAGACACGCTGGCCAGTCGCTTGGGCACAGAGATTCGCGATCGCCAAGGCTTGACCTACGGCATCCATAGCTTCTTTAGTGCCAGTCGTCAGGCAGGGCCTTTCATCATTCAATTGCAAACGGCACCTGAGGATACAGCCAAGGCGATTCAAGCCACGCTGCAACTGCTGCGGGAGGCGCGCCGCCAAGGATTCACTGCTGCCGAATTGGATGCCGCCAAGCGCAGCCTCAGCCATACCTACATGGTGGAGTTAGCCAATGTGGATGTAGTGGCACGGACGCTGTTGGGAAATGCCAGTGTGGACTTACCGCCAGAGGAGCTACAACAGTTTAGCGATCGCCTCAAGGCCGTCACATTGGATCAGGTGAATCAAGCCCTGCGAGACCTCATTGATCCCGACCACCTTGTGATTGTTACTGCCGGTCCAGCCGTTTCCTTCAGCCCCTAA
- the tyrS gene encoding tyrosine--tRNA ligase, with the protein MSSDLEATIARLQRGVVETFPHVPDSTKPEENLWVYLRQTERPLRIKFGIDPTGSEIHLGHSIVLRKLRQFQDAGHCAVLIIGDFTAQIGDPSGKSEVRKQLTPEEVAANVQTYLEQVKPILDFETPGRLEIRYNSEWLAKLDLRKILELLGTMTVGQMLAKEGFAERYAKETPIFLHEFLYPLMQGYDSVAVAADVELGGTDQKFNIAVGRDLQRHFRLPTVQFGLLMPILVGTDGVQKMSKSLGNYVALTESAASMYSKLEKIPDALVNQYIELLTDLPLDSLPTNPRDRQKALALEVVSQYHGRDLALQTQAELAAIVTQGQTAQAESIPEYSLGAFQFPVKLTYVLSHTKLCPSSSEARRQIQGGGVRLNGEKITDVDFTLTAAEPYVNQVLQVGKKKFLRFVP; encoded by the coding sequence ATGTCTTCAGACCTTGAGGCCACAATTGCGCGGCTCCAGCGCGGCGTTGTCGAAACCTTTCCCCATGTCCCTGATTCCACCAAGCCCGAAGAAAATCTCTGGGTCTATCTACGGCAAACAGAGCGTCCCCTGCGGATTAAGTTTGGCATTGACCCGACAGGCAGCGAAATTCACCTCGGTCATAGCATTGTCCTGCGCAAGTTACGCCAGTTTCAGGATGCGGGGCACTGTGCCGTGCTGATTATTGGTGACTTTACGGCTCAAATTGGCGATCCCAGTGGCAAGTCGGAGGTACGCAAACAACTCACCCCTGAGGAGGTGGCAGCCAATGTGCAAACCTACCTTGAGCAGGTGAAGCCGATTTTGGATTTTGAGACCCCCGGCCGCCTAGAAATTCGCTACAACTCGGAGTGGCTTGCCAAACTGGACTTGCGGAAAATCCTCGAGCTACTGGGAACGATGACGGTTGGCCAAATGCTGGCCAAGGAGGGGTTTGCCGAACGCTACGCCAAGGAAACGCCGATTTTTCTCCATGAGTTTCTCTATCCATTGATGCAGGGCTATGATTCCGTGGCGGTGGCCGCCGATGTGGAGTTGGGGGGGACAGATCAAAAGTTCAATATTGCCGTGGGTCGCGATTTACAGCGTCATTTTCGCCTGCCAACGGTGCAGTTTGGCCTGCTGATGCCAATCCTAGTGGGCACGGATGGGGTGCAGAAAATGTCCAAGTCCCTTGGCAACTATGTGGCGCTCACAGAGTCAGCGGCTAGTATGTACTCCAAGCTGGAGAAAATTCCCGATGCCTTGGTGAACCAATACATTGAGTTGCTCACGGATCTGCCCTTGGACAGTTTACCCACCAATCCCCGCGATCGCCAAAAGGCCTTAGCCCTAGAAGTCGTCAGTCAATACCACGGGCGGGATCTCGCCCTGCAAACCCAAGCGGAACTAGCCGCGATCGTCACCCAAGGGCAAACGGCACAGGCGGAATCCATTCCAGAGTATTCCCTTGGGGCGTTTCAGTTTCCTGTGAAGCTGACCTATGTACTTAGTCACACCAAGCTCTGCCCCAGTAGCAGCGAAGCACGGCGGCAGATTCAAGGGGGTGGCGTGCGGCTTAACGGCGAAAAAATTACCGATGTGGACTTTACCCTCACCGCAGCGGAACCCTATGTCAACCAAGTGCTGCAGGTGGGCAAGAAAAAATTTCTGCGTTTTGTGCCCTAG
- a CDS encoding transglycosylase domain-containing protein: MSTTTLGKHPSQTRPQDENFWRGVLRIANRTFLVGMTFGCAAIGGGLLGLAISFRNLPDVRSLRGYIPSETTHIYDAKGTLLVSLHDEENREVVPLNEISPNLKLAVMAIEDSSFYQHRGINPIGISRALMVNLTSGRTVQGGSTLTMQLVKNLFLSQDRSLSRKVAEAVLAMRLEQIFSKDEILEMYLNQVYWGHNTYGVQTAAQSYFKKNAADLTLAEAAMMAGIIQAPEAYSPFVDFQLAKERQQLVLDRMVELGWVTPQEAAAAAQEPIKLGEITSFQRSRSPWITDAVLQELTRQFGREAVIRGGMRVQSSLDVKLQKMAEEAIQRGYQTLQGSGVRADQLALAAVDPRTHYVKALVGGVDYNRSQFNRATQAMRQPGSAFKPFVFYAAYASGKYTPDSGINDSPVRYRDGSGWYVPRNYDGSFMGGISMRTALAMSRNIPAVVLGQEVGIERVIEICRTLGITSPMLPVVSLPLGAVDLTPLEMAAAYATFANNGWQSPTTTIIQVTDNNGNLLLDHTPRPKLVLDPWAAAALNNTMQSVITSGTGTGANIGRPAAGKTGTTSSERDIWFVGYVPQLSAAVWAGNDNYAPLGQGATGGGFMAPIWRDFMSQALKDVPVEDFTPMSKFQRPKPQRQTN, translated from the coding sequence GTGTCCACCACTACCCTTGGCAAACACCCCTCTCAAACCCGCCCCCAAGATGAAAACTTCTGGCGTGGGGTACTGCGAATTGCTAACCGTACCTTCCTTGTGGGGATGACCTTTGGCTGTGCGGCCATCGGGGGTGGTCTGTTGGGCTTGGCGATTAGCTTTCGGAATCTACCGGATGTGCGATCGCTGCGGGGCTACATTCCCAGTGAAACCACGCACATTTACGACGCCAAGGGCACCCTACTAGTGAGCCTGCACGATGAAGAAAACCGCGAAGTTGTTCCCCTCAACGAAATTTCCCCCAATCTGAAGCTGGCGGTGATGGCGATCGAAGACAGTAGCTTCTACCAGCATCGCGGTATTAATCCCATTGGCATTTCCCGTGCCTTGATGGTCAACCTCACCTCGGGGCGGACGGTACAGGGGGGATCTACCCTGACGATGCAATTGGTAAAGAATCTCTTTTTATCTCAAGATCGCTCCCTTAGCCGTAAAGTGGCTGAGGCTGTTCTGGCCATGCGCCTTGAGCAGATCTTCAGCAAAGATGAAATTTTGGAGATGTACCTCAATCAAGTTTATTGGGGACACAATACCTACGGCGTACAAACCGCAGCCCAAAGCTACTTCAAAAAAAATGCCGCAGATCTCACACTTGCCGAAGCCGCCATGATGGCTGGGATTATTCAAGCCCCAGAGGCCTATAGCCCCTTCGTCGATTTTCAACTAGCAAAGGAACGGCAGCAACTAGTACTGGATCGGATGGTGGAGTTGGGTTGGGTTACCCCCCAAGAGGCGGCTGCCGCTGCCCAAGAACCCATCAAGCTGGGAGAAATTACCTCCTTCCAGCGCAGTCGTAGCCCTTGGATTACCGATGCGGTGTTGCAGGAGTTAACCCGTCAATTTGGCCGTGAAGCGGTCATCCGTGGCGGAATGCGGGTACAAAGTAGCCTCGATGTCAAGCTCCAAAAAATGGCCGAAGAGGCAATCCAACGCGGCTATCAAACCCTACAGGGCAGTGGTGTGCGCGCCGATCAGTTGGCTCTAGCGGCAGTGGATCCGCGTACCCACTATGTCAAAGCCCTTGTGGGCGGTGTGGACTACAACCGCAGTCAGTTTAATCGCGCCACCCAAGCCATGCGTCAACCGGGGTCTGCCTTTAAGCCCTTTGTCTTTTATGCTGCCTATGCCAGTGGCAAATACACGCCCGATTCTGGAATTAACGACTCACCCGTCAGGTATCGCGATGGCAGTGGGTGGTATGTGCCACGAAATTACGATGGCTCCTTTATGGGGGGGATATCCATGCGCACGGCGTTAGCCATGTCTCGCAATATTCCCGCCGTTGTGCTTGGCCAAGAGGTGGGCATTGAGCGCGTCATTGAAATTTGCCGTACCCTTGGCATTACCAGTCCCATGCTTCCTGTCGTTTCCCTGCCGTTGGGGGCTGTGGATCTCACGCCCTTGGAAATGGCCGCTGCCTATGCCACATTTGCCAACAATGGCTGGCAATCCCCCACCACGACGATTATTCAAGTCACCGATAACAATGGCAATTTGCTTTTGGATCACACACCGCGCCCTAAACTCGTGCTTGATCCTTGGGCTGCTGCCGCCCTAAACAATACGATGCAGAGTGTGATCACCAGTGGCACAGGGACAGGGGCCAACATTGGCCGACCCGCCGCCGGGAAAACAGGCACCACCTCTTCTGAGCGGGATATTTGGTTTGTCGGTTATGTGCCGCAACTCTCAGCCGCTGTTTGGGCAGGGAATGACAACTATGCGCCCTTGGGGCAGGGGGCAACGGGGGGTGGCTTTATGGCACCCATTTGGCGGGATTTCATGAGTCAGGCGCTCAAGGATGTGCCCGTCGAAGACTTTACCCCAATGTCGAAGTTCCAGCGACCCAAGCCGCAACGGCAAACAAATTAG
- a CDS encoding transcriptional repressor, which translates to MPLYTAAALKAELNEKGWRLTPQRETILNIFQNLPKGNHLSAEDLHHELRKQGHSISLSTVYRTVKLMSRMGILRELELAEGHKHYELNTMSPHHHHHMVCVQCNRTTEFDNDSILKQALKQTEKYGLQLIDCQLTIYTICPEALRRGYPGLPENWVCSSAIAHGTEPPSRGK; encoded by the coding sequence ATGCCACTTTATACAGCAGCAGCCTTAAAGGCGGAACTAAACGAGAAAGGCTGGCGGTTGACGCCACAGCGAGAAACCATTCTCAATATTTTCCAGAATCTGCCTAAGGGCAATCACCTAAGCGCTGAAGACCTGCACCATGAGTTGCGCAAACAGGGGCACTCCATTAGTTTATCCACCGTGTATCGCACTGTGAAGTTGATGTCACGGATGGGGATTCTGCGGGAGTTGGAACTGGCTGAGGGACACAAGCATTATGAATTAAATACAATGTCTCCGCACCACCATCACCACATGGTGTGTGTGCAATGCAACCGCACGACCGAATTTGATAATGACTCTATTCTCAAGCAGGCCCTGAAGCAAACGGAGAAGTATGGCCTCCAATTGATTGATTGCCAACTGACGATCTATACCATTTGTCCAGAGGCGTTGCGGCGCGGTTACCCTGGCCTGCCGGAAAACTGGGTCTGTAGTAGCGCGATCGCCCACGGCACAGAACCCCCTTCGCGGGGTAAATAA
- a CDS encoding DUF2808 domain-containing protein — MRRPLAIAFVGIAALTPQSLGVEFPDGRVVFDGSSALLTVTFDPPVPPGAYLRLEVAPVRNPQWDGTYLFAVTAFPRGGDRAMGQNIGTGRLQFYPNSDFF; from the coding sequence ATGCGACGTCCCCTAGCGATCGCCTTTGTTGGCATCGCCGCTTTGACCCCTCAGAGCCTAGGGGTTGAGTTCCCCGATGGTCGGGTGGTCTTTGATGGCAGTTCAGCGCTGCTTACAGTGACCTTTGATCCCCCTGTGCCACCGGGGGCGTACCTGCGGCTTGAGGTTGCTCCTGTGCGCAATCCCCAGTGGGATGGGACGTATCTTTTTGCGGTGACCGCCTTTCCTCGGGGGGGCGATCGCGCCATGGGTCAAAATATCGGCACGGGGCGCTTGCAGTTTTACCCCAATTCTGATTTTTTCTAA
- a CDS encoding S66 peptidase family protein yields MTVFATLPPPLQPGDRLAVAFPSGVLRQREPFWQGVACWQAQGYEVIVDEAAFAGWGYLAGSDQQRRDRLRHLLQDDSIKGILCGRGGFGATRLLEQWQWPAVSPKWLIGFSDITALLWSYAAQGVAGVHGPVLTTLAAEPLWSQQRLFDLVRGKSLEPLLGTGWGGGVVQGRLLVGNLTVATHLLATPDCPPFENVILALEDVGEAPYRIDRMLTQWRRSGVLHQIKGIALGRFSRCEDPTTQPNFRVMEVLGDRLGDLGIPIVSDLPFGHEGVNAALPVGVAAELDGDRGSLQVLMR; encoded by the coding sequence GTGACTGTCTTTGCAACCTTACCGCCTCCCCTGCAGCCGGGCGATCGCCTTGCCGTTGCCTTTCCTAGTGGTGTTCTTCGCCAAAGGGAACCTTTTTGGCAAGGAGTGGCCTGTTGGCAAGCCCAAGGCTATGAGGTGATTGTGGATGAGGCTGCTTTTGCAGGTTGGGGCTACCTTGCGGGTTCCGATCAACAGCGGCGCGATCGCCTGCGGCACTTATTGCAAGATGATTCTATTAAGGGCATCCTCTGCGGGCGGGGCGGGTTTGGGGCGACTCGTCTTTTAGAGCAGTGGCAGTGGCCAGCGGTGTCGCCCAAATGGCTGATTGGCTTTTCGGATATTACGGCGCTGCTGTGGAGCTATGCTGCCCAAGGGGTGGCCGGTGTCCATGGCCCAGTACTCACCACCCTAGCGGCAGAACCCCTGTGGAGTCAGCAGCGGCTTTTTGATCTGGTGCGCGGCAAATCCCTAGAGCCGCTTTTGGGAACCGGTTGGGGGGGCGGTGTGGTGCAGGGTCGTCTCTTGGTGGGGAATTTAACAGTTGCGACTCATCTACTGGCCACGCCTGATTGCCCACCTTTTGAGAATGTGATCTTAGCCCTAGAGGATGTGGGTGAAGCCCCCTATCGCATTGACCGCATGCTGACGCAGTGGCGCCGCAGTGGTGTATTGCATCAGATCAAGGGGATTGCCCTCGGTCGTTTTAGTCGCTGTGAGGATCCCACCACCCAACCCAATTTTCGCGTGATGGAGGTTTTGGGCGATCGCTTGGGGGATTTGGGAATTCCCATTGTCAGTGACTTGCCCTTTGGCCATGAGGGGGTCAATGCTGCGTTACCCGTGGGGGTGGCGGCTGAGCTAGATGGCGATCGCGGCTCTTTGCAGGTATTGATGAGATAG